The following proteins are co-located in the Apis mellifera strain DH4 linkage group LG9, Amel_HAv3.1, whole genome shotgun sequence genome:
- the LOC409023 gene encoding methylthioribose-1-phosphate isomerase isoform X1, whose translation MTLQAIKWENGKLEILDQILLPAMSRYISVRGVEDGWKVINNMQVRGAPAIAIVGCLSLATEIKNEKYIDKKNLRQDVEGKLNYLVSARPTAVNMKIAADELIQLANKLSKDETVNVIEMQERFIKAIEAMLEKDIADNKAIGDYGAQEILKNVSGDNFVRILTHCNTGSLATAGYGTALGVIRSLHKKNSLELVYCSETRPYNQGARLTAYELVYENIPATLICDDMVAALMKSRNISAVVVGADRVAANGDTANKIGTYQIAIVAKYHNVPFYVAAPRTSIDFSIPSGDHIIIEERPERELTHINDQRIAAPGIQCWNPAFDVTPANLIKGIITEVGVYRPQDLLQLKTHEIN comes from the exons ATGACGCTTCAAGCGATTAAATGGGAAAATGGCAAGTTAGAAATACTTGATCAAATATTACTACCGGCAATGTCCCGGTATATCTCTGTCAGAGGTGTGGAGGATGGTTGGAAAGTCATCAATAATATGCAG gTTCGAGGTGCCCCAGCTATCGCTATTGTGGGTTGTTTAAGCTTGGCAACAGAGATCAAGaatgagaaatatattgaCAAGAAGAATCTTCGACAAGATGTTGAAggcaaattaaattacttggTCTCTGCTAGACCAACAGcagtaaatatgaaaatagcgGCCGATGAATTAATTCAACTGGCTAATAAACTCAGTAAAGATGAGACTGTTAATGTAATAGAAATGCAAGAaag GTTTATCAAAGCCATAGAAGCTATGTTAGAAAAGGATATTGCAGATAACAAAGCTATTGGAGATTATGGAgctcaagaaattttaaaaaatgtatctgGGGATAATTTTGTTAGAATTTTAACCCATTGCAATACGGGTAGCCTTGCAACAGCAGGTTATGGTACAGCTTTAGGTGTTATAAGATCGCTTCACAAAAAAAATAGTCTTG AATTAGTATATTGTTCTGAAACTAGACCATATAATCAAGGAGCACGATTGACTGCATATGAATtagtatatgaaaatattccagCTACTCTTATCTGCGACGATATGGTGGCAGCTCTTATGAAgtcaagaaatatttctgcTGTAGTTGTTGGTGCAGATAGAGTTGCAGCAAATGGTGATACAGCTAATAAAATTGGAACTTATCAA aTTGCCATAGTTGCTAAATATCACAATGTACCTTTTTACGTAGCAGCTCCCAGAACCTCTATTGATTTCAGTATTCCTAGTGgtgatcatattattattgaagaaagACCAGAAAGGGAATTAACTCATATAAACGATCAACGAATTGCAGCACCTGGGATACAATGTTGGAATCCAGCATTTGACGTAACTCCAGCTAACCTCATTAAGGGCATTATTACAGAAGTTGGAGTTTACAGACCTCAAgatttattacaattgaaaACCCATGAGATAAACTAA
- the LOC409023 gene encoding methylthioribose-1-phosphate isomerase isoform X2, with protein sequence MTLQAIKWENGKLEILDQILLPAMSRYISVRGVEDGWKVINNMQVRGAPAIAIVGCLSLATEIKNEKYIDKKNLRQDVEGKLNYLVSARPTAVNMKIAADELIQLANKLSKDETVNVIEMQERFIKAIEAMLEKDIADNKAIGDYGAQEILKNVSGDNFVRILTHCNTGSLATAGYGTALGVIRSLHKKNSLATLICDDMVAALMKSRNISAVVVGADRVAANGDTANKIGTYQIAIVAKYHNVPFYVAAPRTSIDFSIPSGDHIIIEERPERELTHINDQRIAAPGIQCWNPAFDVTPANLIKGIITEVGVYRPQDLLQLKTHEIN encoded by the exons ATGACGCTTCAAGCGATTAAATGGGAAAATGGCAAGTTAGAAATACTTGATCAAATATTACTACCGGCAATGTCCCGGTATATCTCTGTCAGAGGTGTGGAGGATGGTTGGAAAGTCATCAATAATATGCAG gTTCGAGGTGCCCCAGCTATCGCTATTGTGGGTTGTTTAAGCTTGGCAACAGAGATCAAGaatgagaaatatattgaCAAGAAGAATCTTCGACAAGATGTTGAAggcaaattaaattacttggTCTCTGCTAGACCAACAGcagtaaatatgaaaatagcgGCCGATGAATTAATTCAACTGGCTAATAAACTCAGTAAAGATGAGACTGTTAATGTAATAGAAATGCAAGAaag GTTTATCAAAGCCATAGAAGCTATGTTAGAAAAGGATATTGCAGATAACAAAGCTATTGGAGATTATGGAgctcaagaaattttaaaaaatgtatctgGGGATAATTTTGTTAGAATTTTAACCCATTGCAATACGGGTAGCCTTGCAACAGCAGGTTATGGTACAGCTTTAGGTGTTATAAGATCGCTTCACAAAAAAAATAGTCTTG CTACTCTTATCTGCGACGATATGGTGGCAGCTCTTATGAAgtcaagaaatatttctgcTGTAGTTGTTGGTGCAGATAGAGTTGCAGCAAATGGTGATACAGCTAATAAAATTGGAACTTATCAA aTTGCCATAGTTGCTAAATATCACAATGTACCTTTTTACGTAGCAGCTCCCAGAACCTCTATTGATTTCAGTATTCCTAGTGgtgatcatattattattgaagaaagACCAGAAAGGGAATTAACTCATATAAACGATCAACGAATTGCAGCACCTGGGATACAATGTTGGAATCCAGCATTTGACGTAACTCCAGCTAACCTCATTAAGGGCATTATTACAGAAGTTGGAGTTTACAGACCTCAAgatttattacaattgaaaACCCATGAGATAAACTAA